Proteins from a single region of Methanoculleus taiwanensis:
- a CDS encoding potassium channel family protein, translated as MMEREYQPVSFKDVLIEMKDISELMVDLSYSAILFDSKEVALEVINLEESMNKLVYQARIQSMLGARRLDEAEAMSGLLQVAEAAEKIANSASDVAKLILKEVRFPAELKWVLPEAEEVVARVVVDPGSDLDGQTLGGLKLQSTSGMQVIAIRRGRGWIYDPGKETGIAAGDILLAKGPEGGAELLSRMAGAGEYPRREPRSTGTPGDIGRVVKLIIEMKNISELTVGLAYTSLLFNNKEVAHEVVALDAGMDDMRYDLDLWILEAAKKIDDVKELRGLLYMSSFAEAISNAGRAIVDVLLRDIEVPPVFKKIVRESDEIITRITVGTASPLVGRTLKEATLGTVTGMVVLAIKSRDRWIYRPGKNVCLRSGDIIIAKGRRDGECRLYELAGFTRDQSE; from the coding sequence ATGATGGAACGTGAATATCAGCCGGTCAGCTTCAAGGATGTCCTGATCGAGATGAAGGACATCTCCGAGCTGATGGTTGACCTGTCCTATTCCGCCATACTCTTCGACAGTAAAGAAGTTGCGCTTGAGGTCATCAATCTCGAAGAGAGCATGAATAAACTGGTCTATCAGGCCAGAATACAGAGCATGCTCGGTGCCCGCCGTCTCGACGAGGCGGAGGCGATGAGCGGGCTGCTCCAGGTCGCCGAGGCTGCAGAGAAGATCGCAAACTCCGCTTCCGACGTCGCGAAGCTCATCTTAAAGGAGGTCAGGTTTCCGGCGGAACTCAAATGGGTTCTTCCGGAGGCCGAAGAGGTCGTGGCACGCGTCGTGGTCGACCCCGGAAGCGATCTTGACGGGCAGACGCTCGGCGGCCTGAAACTGCAGAGCACGAGCGGCATGCAGGTGATCGCCATCCGCCGGGGCAGGGGCTGGATCTATGATCCCGGTAAGGAGACCGGTATCGCGGCGGGCGATATCCTGCTCGCAAAGGGCCCTGAAGGGGGAGCCGAACTCCTCTCCCGGATGGCGGGTGCAGGGGAGTATCCCCGCCGTGAACCGCGCAGCACCGGCACCCCGGGTGATATCGGCCGGGTCGTCAAGCTGATCATCGAGATGAAGAATATCAGCGAGCTCACCGTCGGGCTTGCCTACACGTCCCTCCTCTTCAACAACAAGGAGGTCGCTCACGAAGTGGTCGCCCTCGACGCGGGGATGGACGATATGCGCTACGACCTCGATCTCTGGATCCTCGAAGCGGCGAAGAAGATCGATGATGTGAAGGAACTCCGGGGTCTCCTGTATATGTCCTCGTTTGCCGAGGCGATCAGTAACGCAGGCCGTGCCATCGTCGATGTCCTCCTTCGCGACATCGAGGTTCCGCCGGTCTTCAAGAAGATCGTCCGCGAGTCCGATGAGATCATCACCCGCATAACCGTGGGGACGGCCTCCCCCCTCGTCGGGCGGACGCTCAAAGAGGCCACCCTCGGGACGGTTACGGGGATGGTGGTGCTCGCGATTAAGAGCCGCGACCGGTGGATCTACCGGCCAGGGAAGAACGTTTGCTTAAGGAGCGGTGATATTATCATCGCAAAAGGCAGAAGAGATGGTGAATGCAGG